In Deferribacter autotrophicus, a single genomic region encodes these proteins:
- a CDS encoding STAS domain-containing protein: protein MPFDIIEKKDDIVVIVIPTRLDASNSQDLKDIIAQKVGEKKFKFIIDLSNTEFVDSSGLGAMVSKIAHCRANGGDVKIVVTNDRIKEIFQITHLDKVLKEYTNADEAVAAFNES from the coding sequence ATGCCATTTGATATAATAGAAAAAAAAGATGATATTGTAGTAATTGTAATTCCTACAAGGCTCGATGCTTCAAATTCCCAGGATCTGAAAGATATTATTGCTCAAAAAGTGGGTGAGAAAAAATTTAAATTTATAATCGATTTGAGTAATACAGAGTTTGTTGATTCAAGTGGATTAGGAGCAATGGTATCAAAAATTGCGCATTGTAGGGCAAATGGTGGGGATGTGAAGATTGTTGTTACCAATGATAGAATTAAAGAGATTTTTCAAATTACACATCTTGATAAGGTGTTAAAAGAGTATACAAATGCTGATGAAGCAGTAGCTGCTTTTAATGAAAGTTGA